In Nitrospiraceae bacterium, the genomic stretch AGTGCAAAATGCTCTGCCTTTAACCCTGTCGGTCTCGACAAATCCCAATCCCGCTGATCCAGGTGAACTGCTGGATATCGACTTTTCGGTTGGAAATTCAGGGACGTTGAGCCGAACAGGGGTGAAGTTGGTTCTGGAGTATCCGTCAGGGTTGAATTCCCTTTCCACCTCCGGGCTTTCCGGGACTTGTCCGGGCAGCACTTGCGAATCTCCAGAACGACTTATCTTCAGCCTGGGGACCTTAACGGCTGGCCAACATACGACAGTATCCATACCACCGACCGTGGCACGCAACACGCCGAACGGTACCGTCATTAAATTCGATGCGTTTTTGACTGATAGCACTGGTGCTGTGCGGGAAAGCAGCGCAGAAATATTTGTCGGACGGGTCATCGCCAATGATGTCCTTCTGACTGTCACAAAAGCGGGCACGGGAAGTGGCACCGTCACCAGCAGTCCGGCCGGCATTACTTGTGATTCGGACTGCACGGAATTGTATCCCCCAGGGACAGCCGTACTCTTAACGCCAACAGCCGGTGCAGGCTCTATTTTTTCCGGTTGGAGTGGTGGGGGCTGTAGTGGAGCAGGTTCCTGCACTGTCACTCCAACAAGTGATGTGACGGTTGTCGCAACGTTTTCTCTGCTTCCACCACCTCCTCCTGGTCAAGTGACCCTGCAAGTCATCCCCACCGGCAGGGGGAGCGGCACAGTGACCAGCAGACCGGCCGGGATTACTTGCGGAACGGACTGCTCGGAATTTCTTTCCAGTGGCACGGGGGTGACATTGACCGCCGTCGCCAATTCCGGGTCCATCTTTCTTGGCTGGAATGGCGGAGGGTGCAGCGGCACCGATCCTTGCGTCCTCACGCTCACGGCAAATACGACCGTATCGGCGGTCTTTGCCAACCCATCCGTTATGGAGACCAGGAATGATCTGGATGGCGACGGCCGGGCGGATCTCCTCTGGCGCAACACTAAGAATGGTAGCACGGCGATCTGGTTGCTGGATGGGTCGGGTATTGCCGCATCCGGCTTCCCGGGCGGTGTGCCACTCGCGTGGCAAGTCGCGGGAATCGGCGATGTGAATGGTGATGGCAAGGCGGATGTCATCTGGCGTCATAGCACAAGCGCCACCGTGGCCATCTGGCAGATGAATGGGGTAACCATTACTTCCGTGGGTTTTCCTGCCAGTGTGCCCAGGGTTTGGGACCTGCAAGCCATTGGAGATGTCAACGGCGATGGCAAGGCCGACATGATCTGGCGCAATTCGAATGATGGCAACACGGTGATCTGGTTGATGAATGGGACGAGAATTGCCGCTTCAGGATTTTTGGGTAAAGTTTCGCTCACCTGGCAGCTCGCGGGAGCAGGCGATGTAAACGGCGATGGAAAGGCGGATCTCATTTGGCGCAATGGCACGAGCAACGCGGTGGCCGTATGGGTGATGAACGGGTTAATAAGAACGTCCGTGGGCTTTCCAGGCAGCGGTTCGTCAGATTTTCAGGTCGCGGGGGTGGGTGATGTCAACGGCGATGGTAAAGGGGACCTCGTGTGGCGCAATTCCAAAAACGGAGAAGTGTTGGTGTGGTTGCTGAATGGAACCATAATTGCGTCATTGGGCTCTCTTGGTGGATTGCCGTCGGAATGGCAGATTGTGCAAGTGGCCGACACAGATGGCGACGGCATAAATGATGTTTTCTGGCGCAACAACGTCAGTGGGCAAGTGGCGGTATGGAAGATGAATGGGTTGAGTCTTCCCGACACCGTTTTTCCCGGAAAAGCATCGACCGACTGGGAGATTCAATAGATCAGGATGGGTGTTCGGTCCCGGATGTTTCCGCAACGGGACCGAATAGGCGCAAAAGGACTCATTTACGGATAAAGATTTCAGAAGGCCTTGATCTACCCTTTACCAATGGAGAAAGCGAGGTTTTCTGGAAAAATCAACCAGGAGTCCTTGCAAAATCTTTCAATTGAAGAAAAGCGGAGTCAGTATAGCCATGACTCAAAAGCCTCGGTAGTAAGATAATAAAGAAATCTCAGGATGCCTTAACCGATTCCCAAAAATGCTCTGAAGAGATAGTGAGCTCGAGCACTTGCGATCAATTGCAAATTGTAGGGAGGCCGTAATGTATGATGACCCGGTGAGTAAGGCCACACCAAATCATCAAGAGTTCGTTCAATTCCTGGACAGAACAATTGATTGTTTTACAAAACGGGAGGTTTAGTAGACAGGAGCCCGGTTACACCAAAGGTTGAATTAAGGATCCAGGTGGCACCAGACCTGGTGGCCTTTTTCGGGAGGACCGATGTGAGTCAACTGGGTTCTACTGTTTTGCAAACATGCATCACTTCGAGACATCGGCATGTTTTACGGATTGCCTGCCTTGCCTGATTATCCCTTGGTTTGGTATGGCGAAAGCTACCGAACCGCCTTTCTTTGCTGAAGCCATGGCCTACGTGACTAATCTGGACGAGAACTGAGATCTATTTCTTCTGGAGGTCGGAAAGCTGGTGGTATCTGTGAGCAGTGGTACGGCATTTGGACACGACTTGAGAAAATACTATTTGGTTCTTGTTCTATCTGCTATTGTGGTGGCTGCTCTGTGGTGATGTGTCATGGCGTTCCGGTTTACCCAAGCCCCACCCTAGGGATTGTCGTTTAACCCACATCCCAAGGCTTCACCTTTTTCGATGCCAAATCCCGGCTCCCGTGAAGGATAGTCACGATGAAAACCCCGCCCGCCTGGATTCTGTAGATGATCCGATAGCCCTGATAGATCAGCTCTCGCACATCGTCACGACTCTCCGCCTCAGGGACGGGACGGCCAATCTTCGGATAGTCTACCAGCTTTTCGACCGAGGCGATGATCCGCTCGATAAAGCGCCTGGCATAATAGGGTGAGTCCTTAGCGATGTATGCCTTCAGATCCCGGAGATCGGTTCGGGCCCGGAAGGACCACTCAATCACCACGCCCCAGCAGCTCGGCCTTAACTTGGTCATGGGGGACGGTTCGGCCAGCCTCAATATCACCCAACCCTTCCTCCATCTTCTGCTTCACATAGAGTTCATACATAATGTCATCCCAGGTAGCCTGCTCCGGCAGGTGATCGATGATCTTTCGGGCAGCCTCTTTTGCGCTTGGCATTGTTATGCCCTCCATAAGTGTATGAGTTTAATTTCCTCCAGAGATTCAACACTTGGCTTCATGCAGAATGAGCAACCTCAGCGTGACCTTCTTGGCGTAGTAGCTTGAGTCGTGGGCGATAAAGTCATGGATGGCGCGCAGGTCGGCCTTGGCCGGATCCGACCAACTCACCATGCATCGATCTCGCGCGTTAACGCCTCGCTTGTCGTGGCACAGCCCTGATCCACAGCCTCCTGCCCTTTCCTAGTCTTATCCAGCACATAGAGCCGGTACATGATCTCATCCATATCACAGTCATCTGGCAATTTGCCAATGCTCTTCAGGGCCTCCTGTTTGGCGAATTGCATGGTCATAGTCCTCCAAATGGTTAGGCGTTGAGGGCCTTGTTGTCGAGTCCAGTCGGCACCGTCTTCCTAAGCCATGGGACGATATTGGAATCGATCATTCTTAAACCACCAATGACGACAAACCCAATCCCTTCTACCTGAGCGGAATCGACGCGTTGAATTATATCAAAACCCCCTTCATACAACTACGCAAGTTCATGTTGAGAAGGTGGAGCAGTCTATTTTTATGAGTTGAGGTCGAGCGATGATACCAGGCTTGCTCTCAAAAAATCGGCTATCCGAATTGTCCGTGACACCCTGTAAGCCATTCCTTTGACGCATCCCCTTCCCAATGATGGTTATGGTGTGATTGTCAAACATGTGGTTCGTTCCCGCGCATGCTGTCAACCCTCTATCTTTCTCAGGCGGCTACCGGGTTTTTTCTGTAAGGCGGTATCACAAAGCCAGCGATGAGCTTCCTCAGTCCACCTTATTTCTGCCATGTGCGAATACGGCGCTCCATGTCTTCGTTGGATATAACCCGCTCATTGCGAGAATCTACAAGACCGGGCTCGATCGTCCTCCCAAAAGCGAGTTCCCTCATGATTTCCTCACACGTCGCATTTTCAGGTTGAGACTGGAATAATTTGGTCATTTTTTCTTTAACGTTTGACTCCCCTTTAACAGAGGTATAGGCCTCGTGATCATACTGACCGCCATAGCAAACGAACCCTGTCCGCAAACTTCTGCCTGATTGTCGTATTGATTTATAGAATTGTCAACGCTATCCACTACGCAGTGAGCGCATGCTATGCGGACGGTCCCGTTTGGTTATAGCAAAAAGTGATGAATCACTAAGCCAGCGAATAAGTTGGACATCGCATACCTTTTCCCTCACGATTTAAAACAAAAGTAGATGATCCACGCTTGGCCATGGCTATTTAGTCGTCCCTGAAAAAATCAGGATCTTCTGTGTTGTATGGGGTTTTCCTTATGTTGGTTGTGTGGTACAACCACCAGAAATTTCTTGCGGCTCTTCATTTTCTGGAGGATTGTGCATGCAGCCTGTCGACTCTCCGCTCCCCCCGCAGGAAGATCTCTTTCACTAGCAACTGGATAATTTGTTGAATAGTCGTCACGAACTGCTTCGGCTTGCCCAGCAGATTCCCTGGGCGCCATGTGTCGAGCGATTTGGCCCGTTGTATGCGGACCGAGGCCGCCCTGGCTTACCGATTCGCTTGTTGGTGGGACTGCAGTACTTGAAACACCTGTATGTCTTGCCGATTGATCCCTCACAGATGACCCGCTTCCGGCAGCGGATTGGGGAGGGCGGCTGTGAGTGGTTGCTCCAGTTGACGATTGAGGTCGGGCTGGCGACGAAGACGATTCAGACCGCCCATTTGCGCCAGGTCAGTGTGGATACGACGGTCCAGCCCAAGGCCGTCGCGTTTCCCACGGATGCGCGCTTGTACCTGAAAGGTCTCCGCACATTGGTCCGGGAAGCGAAACGCGCCGGGCTCGTGTTGCGCCAGAGCTACACGCGGCTCGCCGCGCAGGCGTTTCTCCAGCATGGGCGCTATGCCAAAGCCAAGCAGATGAAACGGGCGCGCCGCATGCAGAAGAAGCTGAAGGTGTATCTGGGCCGCGTGTATCGGGATGTGAAGCGCAAACTGACCACCCTTCCTGAACTCCAGGCAAATTTCCAGAATCTTCTCTCCCGCCTCGATCGGCTTCTCTCGCAACAACGGCAGGATAAGCAGAAACTCTACAGCGTGCATGCTCCGGAGGTGGAATGTTTGGCCAAAGGCAAAGCGCACAAACCCTATGAGT encodes the following:
- a CDS encoding type II toxin-antitoxin system RelE/ParE family toxin gives rise to the protein MVIEWSFRARTDLRDLKAYIAKDSPYYARRFIERIIASVEKLVDYPKIGRPVPEAESRDDVRELIYQGYRIIYRIQAGGVFIVTILHGSRDLASKKVKPWDVG